CTCTTGTTACTCTACGTAAACGTTGTCTGGGTCGTACTGGATAGGACTCACGATTGCTTCGTTTTTCAACACCCCTTCTCAATCGGTTACTCCAAGTCTTGATCGTAAATCATGAAATCGTACTGTATCTAATGACTTTGTGAAAATGTCAGATTCTTGGTCTGCACTTCCAATAGGTTCGATTTTCACTGTTCCAGCCGCAACATGATCTCTCAAAAAAAGGTGTTTTATATCGATGTGCTTGATCCGTTTCGACTCCATGTTCTTTGCCAATCCAATACAACCACGATTATCTTCGTAGATTGAAATTGATGTTGTCTTTGATTTACAGTTTAGATCTTCCAGGAGTCCACCCAACCAAATCGCTTCACTGACAGCGGAACTAAGAGCAACATATTCCGCTTCACTTGATGAAGTGGATACCGTTACTTGTTTTCTGCTTGCCCACGATACGGTTGATCCGAACACcttgaaaacaaaaccagtcaCAGATTTTCTATCTTCTTGATCCGACGCCCAGTCTGCATCCACAAATCCGATTAACGGTGATGAGGATTCGTTGTATAGTAAACCGAGTTTGGTAGTCCCCTTCAGGTATCTCACGATGCGCTTCAAAGCCTGCCAATGTTGATCTACTGGATTCTGCTGGTAACGACCTAGGTAGCTAACCGGAAAACAAAGATCGGGTCAAACACGATGCATTTGATACATTAAGCTTCCAAGAAGTTCTCTGTAGGGTTCTCGAGTTTGATTTCCAGTTCGACTCAATTGCAATCCTTTTTCCATAGGAGTTTTCGATGCGTTGCAGTCCGTCATGTTGAATTTATTCAGAATCTTTTGACCATTCCTTTCCTGAGACAGTTTCAAAATTCCTTTTTGTCGGTTGTATTCGAGTTTCATTCCAAGAAAGAACCTTGCCTCACCGCAATCCGACATTTCAAATTCACGGGACAGTTGTTGCTTCAGCATTTCTATAGAGAGATGTTTCTTCCAACGATCAATAAATCATCCACATACAGTACCAAGTAGATTTCATCTCCTTTGGTCGTAGAAGTATACAGACAATAATCTCTTTTCGATCTTGTAAATCCGAGCTTTAACAACATCGCATTGAATTTTTCGTTCCAGCACCGGGGAGATTGCTTGAGTCCATATATTGACTTCATTAGTTTGCAGACGGTTCCCAGTGCTGATTTGACCTCATCCGGTACTTCCATGTGCAATTCCTCCTTCAGGTTGCCATGAAGAAAGGCCGTCTTCACATCCATTTGATGCAGATGGAAGCCATTTCGTACAGCCACTGCGAGTATTACACGAACTGTTGCCAAACGAGCTACAGGAGCAAAAGTTTCTTCATAATCGATGCCAGGACGTTGCAAGAAACCTTTTACGACTAGCCTCGCTTTGTGTCGCACCGCTAGACCATGCTCATTCTCCTTCAACCGGAACACCCATTTGGATTTCAAGGGCTTGACGCCTTCAGGTCGTTGTACCAGTTGCCACACATGATTTGCCTGCATTAATTTAAGCTCTTCTTTCACAGCGTTCATCCACAGTGCATGATCATCGTAGTTTTGAATCTCACTGAACTTTTGCGGTACATCTGAGAATGGTAAAGAGCCAACAGCAGTTGCTTCAAGACCAGTTAAATAATCCAGTAACTTACCCGGAAACTTGCGCTCCAGTTCGCTGCGCCTCGTGGACGATTCATTTGAATTGCTGTCCCGTTCTGGCTGTGAAGGGAGCGCGGTGGGTAATTGTTCATCGAATTCAGCTGAATTAACTTGACCTTCAATCTCCTCTACAGGATGTTCGTTCTCTGCGATAGCTATGCTGTTGTTTGCCCTTCTTGATCAAACGATGTCAAGATCTTCAAAGGAATATCTTCTGATTTATCACGGTTTGATGCATACGGATAACTATCTTCGTTAAATTTTACATCCCGTGCGATGACAACTTTCCGTTTATTCCTGTCAAATAGGCGATATCCGTTTGCAGTATATCCAATCATTACCAATTCTCGACTTTTTGCATCAAGCTTCTTGCGTTGCTGATTCGGAACCCAAGCGAATGCTTTACAGCCGAAGACCTTTAGTTTCTTCAAGGTTGGTTTCTGACTTGTCCATCTTTCAGCTAGGGTGAGATTCTTGGGTAACGCCGATGTAGGACTTCTATTTAGTAAAAACGTACCGGTCAAAGCAGCTTCTCCCCACATTGATTTGGGCATTCTTGAGTCGATTAGCATGGTACGAATTTTCTCCACCAGTGTTCGGTTGAATCGCTCCGCCACCCCATTTTGTTAGGGGGAATACGCCACCGTCGTCTCTATTTGAATACCTTTAGCCTTGTAAAACTTCATCTGATTGTTAGAGCAGTATTCACGACCCTGATCGACTGTCAACTTCGATATTGATGTTCCGAAAATGGCTGTTACCGTAGCCTCATActcttgaaatttttcaaatacttGTGACTTTTTCTTCAACAGGAACACAATTGAAAAATGCGAATAATCATCGATGAAGCTCACGAAATAACGGTAGCCATCCCAGGATGCAGGCTCTATTGGTCCACAGACATCCGAATGGATTCTTCCAAGTGGTCTCGTTGCTCTTTCTCGTTTTCCATCAAATGGTTCTCGACACATCTTACCTTGAACACAGGCTTCACAAAATTTGAGCTTCTCAGGTTTGAATTGTAGTCCCTCGGCCAAATCTTCTCGCACCATCGTCTTCATACCATTTTCACAAAGGTGACCTAGTCTTCGATGCCATAGATTGGTTATCTCCGAACTGCACATGTTCGCTTCTTTTTCTGGGACTTCAATTTCAAGCTCGTACAGATTACCTCGCAGATAAGCCGTCGCAATAGATTTTCCATTAAACTTCAACATAGCTACCTTGTTGTTGAACACGACTTCAATTTCTGCTTTTGTTAACTTCTTGACTGACATCAAATTGTCTCGGAGGCTTGGTACGTACAACACGTCCTTGACATGCAACGGAACTCCCAGATTACTTTTCCCTTCGATGATTCCAACCTGCTTGGCTTCCAAAAATTGTCCATCCTTAGCAACATTGATTATCACCGGCTGTTGTACTGCGTTTAGGGatgagaaaaataattttgaatttacGAGATGGTCGCTTGATCCAGAGTCCAAATTGAGCACAATCTACCCGACGCTGTCTCGTATCGAATTTTTACGATCTGCCATGAATACAACTGATCTTCAAGTACATGCCTCGTTTGCGTTTCGTTTAGCTTTCTTGCAATCTTTCTTCATATGTCCTCTTTTTCCACATACGTGGCATTTTCCATTAAACCGGTTACTTTGCTTCTGATTTTCTCCGATGAACGCTGCTGGCTTGTCCTCTACGGTATAGTTTCTTTCATTTCGCTTTGATTCTTCATCAATCAGACGGGTCTTCATTACCTCATAGGTTAGTTCGTTCTCTGGTAGATTTTCCAGTGCTGTCACCAGTGCATCATAAGACTCCGGAGCGTGAGAGCCAGCGATGAGCAAACATCACTCTCTTCAAGCTTCGATCCAGCCATGCGCAGTTGACGGATTAAATCTTCAAACTTGTAAGAAACTCCTGTAGCGTCCTTACGCCCGTGGAGCGGACGTCCAAACGTCCCACACTAGCTCACCTTGTAAGGGGGGGGGGGAGTTTATCTCAGGGTCGGACTACTACACCTGCTTAGGGGGCACACGATCAACGTCACTGAAGCGGACAGCCAGAAAATCTCATGCTCGTCAAGACTAGTAATTTAATAAATGAAATTACCAAGAGAAATACATTTCCCTTTTTTTCATTTGCTTAGGTTAATGTTAGTTCATAGTTAGTATCGTTGCGGCTCATGACTTAAATT
The Armigeres subalbatus isolate Guangzhou_Male unplaced genomic scaffold, GZ_Asu_2 Contig1143, whole genome shotgun sequence DNA segment above includes these coding regions:
- the LOC134202315 gene encoding uncharacterized protein LOC134202315 gives rise to the protein MLKQQLSREFEMSDCGEASYLGRYQQNPVDQHWQALKRIVRYLKGTTKLGLLYNESSSPLIGFVDADWASDQEDRKSVTGFVFKVFGSTVSWASRKQVTVSTSSSEAEYVALSSAVSEAIWLGGLLEDLN